In Oxyura jamaicensis isolate SHBP4307 breed ruddy duck chromosome 20, BPBGC_Ojam_1.0, whole genome shotgun sequence, the following are encoded in one genomic region:
- the BIRC7 gene encoding baculoviral IAP repeat-containing protein 7 isoform X4 translates to MGNKGMADTVPAEEIRLGAAHFQLFSSSMKDEARRLRTFSQWPDSSPVSAWDLAKAGFFFVGPGDHVQCFCCGGILKDWKPGDCPMVEHLKFFPFCKFIYEAVHNQQLLPLQGTFDCVDGQILSLLQWIDTEETALPDQAAHPEMVTEEMRLSTFWNWPRHSEMCPEQLARAGFFYTGQGDVVRCFYCNGSMRNWAFGDDPWREHAKWHPRCEFLLRSRGREFVNSVQESFASTRPPGYSGDQTEQDSSASQDLLRNWRLLSLPSPDQFSIAHNVLEMGFDPLWVVSLVENRYMLSGAYYLSESELISDLLQLEWEESSAQESRDTETSRSRGEMQSVQQKEPGALG, encoded by the exons ATGGGG AACAAGGGCATGGCAGACACGGTACCAGCAGAGGAGATTCGTCTCGGGGCTGCTCACTTCCAGCTGTTCAGTTCCAGTATGAAGGACGAAGCAAGAAGACTGAGGACTTTTTCCCAGTGGCCAGACAGCTCACCGGTGTCTGCCTGGGATTTGGCCAAGGCTGGGTTTTTCTTTGTGGGTCCAGGAGACCATGTACAGTGCTTCTGTTGCGGTGGTATCCTGAAGGATTGGAAACCTGGTGATTGCCCAATGGTGGAGCACCTGAAGTTCTTCCCTTTCTGTAAATTCATTTATGAGGCTGTGCACAACCAGCAACTGCTTCCTCTCCAGGGAACATTTGACTGTGTGGATGGGCAGATCCTCAGCCTCTTGCAGTGGATAGACACTGAGGAGACAGCCCTGCCCGATCAAGCAGCACACCCAGAAATGGTAACAGAGGAGATGAGACTGTCAACATTTTGGAACTGGCCCCGACATAGTGAGATGTGTCCTGAACAACTGGCTAGAGCAGGATTTTTTTACACAG GACAAGGGGATGTGGTGAGGTGTTTTTACTGTAATGGAAGTATGAGGAACTGGGCCTTTGGAGATGACCCGTGGAGGGAACATGCCAAGTGGCATCCAAG GTGTGAATTTTTGTTGCGGTCAAGGGGGAGAGAATTTGTGAACAGTGTTCAGGAGTCCTTTGCCAGCACTCGACCTCCA GGATATTCGGGGGATCAGACTGAACAAGATTCCTCTGCTTCCCAAG ATCTCCTAAGGAACTGGAGATTGCTGTCTCTTCCTTCTCCGGATCAGTTTTCCATAGCGCACAATGTCCTGGAGATGGGCTTCGACCCCCTCTGGGTGGTTAGCCTGGTAGAGAACAGATACATGCTGAGTGGGGCTTACTACCTGTCTGAGTCTGAACTGATTTCTGATCTGCTCCAGCTAGAATGGGAAGAGAGCAGTGCGCAGGAAAGCAGAG